From one Thermomicrobiales bacterium genomic stretch:
- a CDS encoding GNAT family N-acetyltransferase, translating to MDSVAQLRSSLPAGLSARPPVLADAEAATEIANRQSRHLVGVDDASVDRTLTWWQEPTRDLSRDSLLVTDGDGAVLAWIDYSEYEPFDQNEYDLVIDPSWGDRGIEEALLRWVDNRAQESIENAPTGSAITLETSVWAENTVHLERLLRRGYVTTRYWDRMEITFEAPPKRPDPPAGVSFRTARADEIDAIHAAWEDAQQDEFGFVGLSDEQFRYYFVSAEPGFDPSLWFLAIDDTSDEIIGYALGRMERPGDPDCSQIRYVAVRRAWRRKGIASALLGWSFADFYQRGRRRVSLAVDSESPTGAHRLYERVGMRPTLRSVTMVLTLRPGDASGQPEAARSG from the coding sequence ATGGATTCGGTAGCCCAACTACGGTCGTCCCTGCCCGCCGGCCTTTCCGCCCGCCCACCTGTGTTGGCGGACGCCGAGGCGGCCACCGAGATAGCGAACCGACAGTCACGTCATCTTGTCGGGGTCGACGACGCGTCCGTCGACCGCACGCTGACATGGTGGCAGGAGCCAACGCGCGACCTCAGCCGGGACAGCCTGCTCGTCACTGATGGCGATGGGGCAGTCCTCGCCTGGATCGACTATTCGGAGTACGAGCCGTTCGATCAGAACGAATACGACCTGGTGATCGATCCGTCCTGGGGTGACCGCGGCATCGAGGAGGCGCTGCTGAGATGGGTCGACAATCGGGCGCAGGAGTCGATCGAAAACGCGCCAACCGGGTCAGCAATAACGCTAGAGACGAGTGTCTGGGCAGAAAATACCGTCCATCTGGAGCGGCTGCTCCGGCGTGGCTACGTCACGACGCGCTATTGGGACCGGATGGAGATCACGTTCGAGGCGCCACCGAAACGTCCCGATCCGCCGGCCGGCGTCAGCTTTCGGACGGCTCGTGCGGACGAGATCGACGCGATCCACGCCGCCTGGGAAGATGCCCAGCAGGACGAGTTCGGCTTCGTCGGACTGAGCGACGAGCAGTTTCGCTATTACTTCGTCTCCGCCGAGCCGGGGTTCGACCCGTCACTCTGGTTTCTGGCTATCGACGACACGAGCGACGAGATCATCGGCTATGCCCTCGGCCGTATGGAGCGACCCGGCGATCCCGACTGCAGCCAGATTCGTTATGTCGCAGTGCGTCGCGCGTGGCGTCGAAAGGGCATCGCGTCGGCGCTACTGGGCTGGTCGTTCGCCGACTTCTATCAACGTGGGAGACGGCGCGTCAGCCTGGCTGTCGATTCCGAGAGCCCGACCGGGGCTCACCGCCTGTACGAGCGCGTCGGTATGCGTCCGACCTTGCGATCGGTGACGATGGTTCTGACGCTGAGGCCGGGTGACGCATCAGGCCAACCCGAGGCTGCGAGATCAGGGTGA
- a CDS encoding membrane dipeptidase, whose protein sequence is MVLTPEQIEQANKGFHPLLKEEQPYIFIDSCMQVWPDADFPNAHLHGVTAYMLTVWDPHASAEQAMEQAMFWHLVARRNPNITIAETAGDIRQAKADGRAAFVLAAQGGDFIGNKLHRVEAFWKLGLRMMLPAYNSTNLICDGTLDRTNSGLTGFGQLVVDECNRVGVLLDCTHIGKRASLDILERSTKPVVFSHSNPNGVVPNPRNIDDDQITACVATGGVVGLAPWGPLVMKPDTSHWPTVDDFIDHVDYLANLIGNTDHIGVGTDMSLGTYPDHWHDPWGEPDYADVAGRYSSLITANVRSPMRALDGWWNYPQVTNFIDRLQARGYSDDDVRKILGENYLRVFEQVWG, encoded by the coding sequence ATGGTATTGACACCCGAACAGATCGAGCAAGCGAACAAGGGCTTTCATCCGCTGCTGAAAGAGGAGCAGCCATACATCTTCATCGACTCGTGCATGCAGGTCTGGCCCGACGCCGACTTCCCCAACGCCCACCTCCACGGCGTCACCGCGTACATGTTGACCGTCTGGGATCCGCATGCGTCGGCCGAGCAGGCGATGGAACAGGCCATGTTCTGGCATCTCGTCGCCCGGCGCAATCCGAACATCACGATCGCCGAGACGGCCGGCGACATCCGGCAAGCCAAGGCGGACGGACGGGCGGCGTTTGTCCTCGCTGCCCAGGGCGGCGACTTCATCGGCAACAAGCTGCACCGCGTCGAGGCATTCTGGAAGCTCGGTCTGCGAATGATGCTCCCGGCCTACAACTCGACCAATCTGATCTGCGACGGCACGCTCGATCGGACCAACAGCGGGCTGACCGGCTTCGGCCAGCTCGTGGTTGACGAGTGCAACCGCGTCGGCGTGCTGCTGGATTGCACCCACATCGGCAAACGCGCTTCGCTGGACATCCTCGAACGCTCGACGAAGCCAGTCGTCTTCTCACACTCCAACCCCAACGGGGTCGTGCCAAATCCGCGCAACATCGACGACGATCAGATCACTGCCTGCGTCGCGACCGGCGGAGTCGTCGGGCTGGCGCCGTGGGGACCACTCGTAATGAAGCCCGACACGAGCCACTGGCCGACGGTGGATGACTTCATCGACCATGTCGATTACCTCGCCAACCTGATTGGAAACACCGATCACATCGGCGTCGGCACTGACATGTCGCTGGGCACCTACCCCGACCATTGGCACGATCCCTGGGGCGAGCCCGACTATGCGGATGTCGCCGGCCGCTACAGCAGCCTGATCACCGCGAACGTCCGCTCCCCGATGCGCGCGCTCGACGGTTGGTGGAACTACCCACAAGTCACGAACTTCATCGACCGCCTGCAAGCGCGCGGCTATTCGGACGACGATGTCCGCAAGATCCTCGGCGAAAACTACTTGCGCGTCTTCGAGCAGGTCTGGGGCTAG
- a CDS encoding sulfite exporter TauE/SafE family protein: MDSTLLLAMIVVAFSGAIFGTTGFGFALVSVPPLLLLYEPSTIVALTFGISLATSWLVVVSGRRELQGRLVLALLPGALVGMVAGARILALVDPVVVKIAAGAIVCIYSVSLLAGFQPSGGRRWWIVTFAGLASGSLATSTGLSGPPIVMLFAARGLTKDAFRATISAYFVLISVAGLPILIGSGALSRGDMRIAVSLVPAAIVGTVVGNRISRHLTAHGFRRLTLALLLATGVMGVATAVLALV; encoded by the coding sequence GTGGATTCGACGCTGCTCCTTGCGATGATCGTCGTGGCATTCTCGGGAGCTATCTTCGGGACGACCGGCTTCGGCTTTGCGCTGGTCAGCGTCCCACCACTGCTGCTGCTGTACGAGCCGAGCACGATCGTCGCGCTGACGTTTGGTATCTCGCTGGCGACGAGCTGGCTGGTTGTCGTCAGTGGCCGGCGCGAGCTTCAGGGTCGTCTTGTTCTCGCGCTGCTTCCCGGCGCGCTAGTGGGGATGGTCGCCGGAGCGCGGATCCTGGCGCTCGTCGATCCCGTCGTGGTGAAGATCGCGGCGGGCGCGATCGTCTGTATCTATTCGGTGAGCCTGCTTGCTGGCTTTCAGCCGTCTGGCGGACGGCGCTGGTGGATCGTGACATTCGCCGGCCTGGCCAGCGGTTCGCTGGCGACTTCGACCGGGCTCTCTGGCCCCCCGATCGTCATGCTCTTCGCGGCCCGTGGCCTGACGAAAGACGCATTTCGCGCGACGATCTCAGCCTACTTCGTGCTGATCTCGGTTGCCGGACTCCCTATTCTGATCGGGAGCGGCGCGCTGAGTCGCGGCGACATGCGGATAGCAGTGTCGCTCGTCCCGGCCGCAATAGTGGGAACAGTGGTCGGCAACCGGATTTCGCGACATCTCACCGCGCATGGATTTCGGCGGTTGACGCTCGCGCTGCTGTTGGCGACCGGGGTGATGGGGGTCGCGACAGCAGTCCTCGCGCTTGTCTGA
- a CDS encoding septum formation initiator family protein, producing the protein MTTRANSLSELFDQQRNRLAILLVLFVGVYFMVAFGEQAWRARQLQAEASSLSTAIAKIERGNQSLQAELDSYSNDSYTAYVEARARRDLNLANPDETVLLIHWQNPPPPAVQQSMAPTKRTDEPNWRRWLDIFSGH; encoded by the coding sequence ATGACCACACGGGCCAACTCCCTCAGCGAGCTGTTCGATCAGCAACGCAACCGCCTGGCGATCCTGCTCGTCCTCTTCGTCGGCGTCTACTTCATGGTCGCATTCGGCGAGCAAGCATGGCGGGCGCGCCAGCTTCAGGCCGAGGCATCAAGCCTCAGCACCGCGATTGCGAAGATTGAGCGCGGCAACCAGTCGCTGCAGGCCGAGCTCGACTCGTATTCGAACGATAGTTACACCGCCTATGTGGAAGCGCGAGCCCGCCGCGACCTGAACCTCGCCAACCCTGACGAGACCGTCCTGCTGATTCACTGGCAGAATCCACCACCGCCGGCCGTGCAACAGTCAATGGCGCCCACAAAGAGGACCGACGAGCCGAACTGGCGACGCTGGCTCGACATCTTCTCGGGCCACTAG
- the gatA gene encoding Asp-tRNA(Asn)/Glu-tRNA(Gln) amidotransferase subunit GatA has translation MTELTRLTIADARRMLDSREITATELAEAHISRAEQVEPTIRAFITPMFEQARAMAANADAAIARGESQPLTGIPIGLKDILCTIDAPTTAASKMLDGYRPPFDATVVERMRAQGAVFVGKLNTDEFAMGSSTESSAFFTTHNPWDPERVPGGSSGGSAASVAAGEAMAALGSDTGGSIRQPAGFCGVVGLKPTYGRVSRWGLMAFASSLDQIGPFTRTTEDAAIVLGAIAGHDSRDSTSAQIEVPDYRASLTGDIRGMKIGIAREFSDVDGMDPGVAAACEAAYAEFERLGAKLVPVSLPFSKYALPTYYITAPAEASANLARLDGIKYGFSVDGGSVIDSYLRTRGEGFGPEVKRRIMLGTYALASGYYDAYYVKAQKVRTLIKRDYDRAFEDVDVILAPTSPTVAFRIGERADDPIQMYLSDIFTIPANMAGLPGIAIPCGFSDGMPVSLQVLGRAFGEPETLRVAYAYEQATQWPTMPDSIAPVTGDPR, from the coding sequence ATGACAGAGCTGACGAGATTGACGATCGCCGACGCGCGGCGAATGCTCGATTCGCGCGAGATCACCGCGACCGAGCTTGCTGAGGCGCACATATCGCGCGCCGAGCAGGTCGAGCCGACGATCCGCGCGTTCATCACCCCGATGTTCGAACAGGCGCGCGCGATGGCAGCCAACGCCGACGCCGCAATCGCTCGGGGCGAATCACAGCCACTGACCGGCATCCCGATCGGGCTAAAGGACATCCTCTGCACAATCGATGCGCCAACGACTGCCGCGTCGAAGATGCTCGATGGCTACCGCCCCCCATTCGATGCGACTGTCGTCGAGCGCATGCGCGCGCAGGGCGCGGTCTTCGTCGGCAAGCTGAACACCGATGAGTTCGCGATGGGCTCGTCGACCGAAAGCTCGGCGTTCTTCACGACACACAATCCGTGGGATCCCGAACGTGTGCCGGGCGGGTCCAGCGGCGGCTCCGCCGCGTCGGTGGCGGCCGGCGAAGCGATGGCAGCGCTCGGCTCCGACACGGGGGGCAGTATCCGCCAGCCAGCCGGCTTCTGTGGTGTCGTAGGGTTGAAGCCAACCTACGGCCGCGTCTCACGCTGGGGACTGATGGCGTTCGCCTCGTCACTCGACCAGATCGGCCCATTCACCCGGACTACCGAGGACGCGGCCATTGTCCTCGGCGCCATTGCCGGCCACGACTCACGTGACTCCACGTCGGCGCAGATCGAGGTTCCCGACTATCGCGCGTCGTTGACCGGCGATATCCGCGGAATGAAGATCGGGATCGCCCGGGAATTCAGCGATGTCGACGGTATGGACCCCGGGGTAGCCGCGGCCTGCGAGGCGGCCTATGCCGAGTTCGAGCGGCTCGGCGCCAAGCTCGTGCCGGTGTCGCTTCCCTTCTCGAAATACGCCCTGCCCACGTATTACATCACCGCGCCGGCCGAGGCCAGCGCCAACCTGGCTCGACTCGATGGGATCAAGTACGGCTTTTCGGTCGATGGTGGGAGCGTCATCGACTCCTACCTACGAACCCGGGGCGAGGGATTCGGGCCAGAGGTCAAACGCCGGATCATGCTCGGCACCTACGCGCTTGCGTCGGGCTATTACGACGCTTACTACGTCAAGGCGCAGAAGGTCAGGACACTCATCAAGCGCGACTACGACCGGGCGTTCGAGGATGTCGATGTCATCCTTGCGCCAACGTCACCGACCGTCGCCTTTCGCATCGGCGAGCGCGCTGACGACCCGATTCAGATGTATCTGTCGGACATCTTTACGATCCCGGCGAATATGGCCGGCCTGCCCGGCATTGCCATACCCTGTGGATTCTCCGACGGGATGCCAGTGTCGCTGCAGGTGCTTGGCCGGGCGTTCGGCGAGCCCGAGACGCTACGCGTGGCGTATGCCTACGAGCAGGCGACCCAGTGGCCAACGATGCCGGACTCGATCGCGCCGGTTACCGGCGACCCGCGATGA
- the gatC gene encoding Asp-tRNA(Asn)/Glu-tRNA(Gln) amidotransferase subunit GatC codes for MKLDRDTVEHIAALARIGLSEDEIERMREQLSSILEHIASLEDVDTDDIPPTAQVIQMQNVMRDDIVQPSLPRDVVLANAPRSEDGYLKVNAVLDQS; via the coding sequence GTGAAACTTGACCGCGATACCGTCGAGCACATCGCCGCTCTCGCTCGAATCGGCCTCAGCGAGGACGAGATCGAGCGCATGCGCGAGCAGCTCTCCAGCATCCTTGAGCATATTGCCTCTCTGGAAGATGTCGACACCGACGATATCCCGCCGACTGCGCAGGTCATCCAGATGCAGAACGTGATGCGCGACGACATCGTCCAGCCGTCACTGCCACGCGACGTCGTTCTGGCCAACGCGCCGCGATCCGAGGATGGATACCTGAAGGTCAATGCTGTCCTGGATCAGTCCTGA
- the dnaX gene encoding DNA polymerase III subunit gamma/tau, producing MFPASGDDSSGRGRTQSLYRKYRPASFDSAELVGQSHISDTLRNAITHNRIAHAYLFCGPRGTGKTSTARLLAKAVNCLDPDPANRPCNTCDACRAVNEGRTTDIVEIDAASNRGIDDIRELREQVRYAPSQLRHKFYIIDEAHQITPAGFNAFLKTLEEPPANITFVLATTDPDKLPDTIASRCQRFDFRRIPREPMVEHIRAICLKEGLAIDDEAIEIVVRRATGSLRDALSMVDLLATSATSTETGRIDVTLTRRMLGISADGWALDLATALADRDVTAGLAIIGHASDAGQDMRSFARQIGEVLRLLLLVRAGANPIEADGRVRELAGRFELAELLHINERFSELDFKVRTAGLAQLPIEIAVVGALVEQPAVVQIAPQPEQPRAPRPAPQRAAPASAPPSSWTTPPAEAPSRSATRASEPPRGDAQPATPISQPQRGQPTSSDDPLTHIRGNWDRVRAEVKTMNGKVEALLRESDPDHIADGTLYLMAPYSFHTKMLNDPAAREVVETAIARMTGILLQVNTLLRPERELGAAPPRKMSPAPRAAAAPSPTEATAEIAETPSEGGMAESAGDYRVDRARAIFDASDIDPDELTTLR from the coding sequence ATGTTCCCCGCATCAGGCGACGACTCATCCGGCCGGGGTCGGACTCAATCGCTCTACCGGAAGTACCGGCCGGCCAGCTTCGATAGCGCCGAGCTCGTCGGGCAATCTCACATCAGCGACACATTGCGCAACGCGATCACCCACAACCGGATCGCACATGCGTATTTGTTCTGTGGCCCACGGGGCACCGGCAAGACCTCGACGGCGCGGCTGCTGGCCAAGGCGGTCAACTGCCTCGATCCCGACCCGGCCAATCGCCCCTGCAATACCTGCGATGCCTGCCGGGCGGTCAATGAGGGCCGGACGACCGACATCGTCGAGATCGACGCCGCCTCGAACCGCGGCATCGACGATATACGCGAGCTCCGCGAGCAGGTGCGCTACGCGCCGTCGCAGTTGCGGCACAAGTTCTACATCATCGACGAGGCGCACCAGATCACGCCGGCAGGATTCAATGCCTTCCTGAAGACACTCGAGGAGCCGCCGGCCAACATCACCTTCGTGCTCGCCACGACCGACCCGGATAAGCTGCCCGACACCATCGCCTCCCGCTGTCAGCGCTTCGATTTCCGGCGCATCCCGCGCGAGCCGATGGTCGAGCACATCCGTGCCATCTGCTTGAAAGAGGGGCTGGCGATCGATGATGAGGCCATTGAGATCGTCGTCCGCCGCGCGACCGGTAGCCTGCGCGATGCGCTCAGCATGGTTGACCTGCTGGCGACGTCCGCTACGTCGACCGAGACCGGCCGGATTGATGTAACGCTGACGCGCCGAATGCTCGGGATCTCGGCCGATGGTTGGGCGCTCGACCTGGCGACCGCGCTGGCAGACCGGGACGTGACAGCCGGGCTGGCGATCATTGGTCATGCCTCCGACGCCGGCCAGGACATGCGCTCGTTCGCCCGGCAGATCGGCGAAGTGTTGCGACTCCTGTTACTCGTCCGAGCGGGAGCCAATCCCATCGAGGCCGACGGTCGGGTGCGCGAGCTGGCCGGCCGCTTCGAGCTGGCCGAGCTCCTTCACATCAACGAGCGTTTTAGCGAGCTGGACTTCAAGGTCCGCACGGCCGGTCTTGCGCAGCTGCCAATCGAGATTGCTGTCGTCGGCGCGCTCGTCGAGCAGCCCGCGGTCGTCCAGATCGCCCCGCAGCCGGAGCAGCCCCGCGCTCCAAGACCCGCCCCGCAACGCGCCGCTCCGGCTTCTGCCCCACCGTCGAGCTGGACGACACCTCCCGCCGAAGCGCCGTCGCGTAGCGCAACCCGCGCGAGCGAGCCGCCTCGCGGCGACGCGCAGCCGGCCACGCCGATCAGTCAGCCACAACGAGGGCAGCCCACCAGCAGCGATGACCCGCTCACGCATATCCGTGGGAATTGGGACCGGGTTCGGGCCGAAGTCAAGACAATGAACGGTAAGGTCGAGGCGCTCCTTCGCGAGAGCGATCCGGACCACATCGCCGACGGCACGCTGTATCTGATGGCTCCGTATTCGTTCCACACGAAGATGCTCAACGACCCGGCCGCGCGCGAGGTCGTCGAAACGGCGATCGCCCGGATGACCGGGATACTGCTGCAGGTCAACACGCTCTTACGCCCCGAGCGAGAGCTGGGCGCCGCGCCACCGCGGAAGATGTCGCCCGCGCCGCGCGCAGCCGCCGCGCCATCGCCAACCGAAGCCACGGCGGAGATTGCCGAGACGCCGAGCGAAGGCGGCATGGCTGAATCCGCTGGCGACTATCGCGTCGACCGCGCCAGGGCGATCTTCGACGCCTCGGATATCGACCCCGACGAGCTGACAACGCTGCGCTAA
- the rodA gene encoding rod shape-determining protein RodA, translating into MASIAGMRAARARTGAWSEIDPFIVVLVIVLNLFGLVTIWSATGGDSSLLRSEVTRQAFYFVSGMVAMFALASVNYKFLKSFAAVVYLASIALLVAVFAIGTTIGGSTRWIFLGPLSFQPSEVAKLATIIALAAFISERHDEMDRLSNFLISIAIAAVPMGLVFIQPDLGTTGVFAAIWLGMILMSSTRLLYIVALFLLAIPGAVFAWFRLLQDYQKDRLLISFDPARDYFGQGYNMIQARITIGSAGWFGHGLRGGSQAEFELLKVRETDFIFAHAMSMFGFVGGIALFVAFMLLFWRMLRAVSIARDTFGRQMAVGITTMFFFQTFVNIGMNLGIMPVTGLPLPFISLGGTSLFFTLASFGIIQSIIINHRKFGFRSM; encoded by the coding sequence ATGGCTTCGATCGCAGGGATGCGCGCCGCTCGCGCGCGCACCGGCGCCTGGTCCGAGATCGACCCGTTCATCGTCGTTCTCGTGATCGTCCTCAACCTCTTCGGCCTGGTTACCATCTGGAGCGCGACCGGCGGGGATAGCAGCCTGCTGCGGTCAGAGGTGACCCGCCAAGCGTTCTACTTCGTCTCTGGCATGGTTGCGATGTTCGCCTTGGCATCGGTGAACTACAAGTTCCTGAAATCGTTCGCTGCTGTGGTCTATCTCGCGTCGATCGCCCTGCTCGTTGCCGTGTTTGCCATCGGAACGACGATCGGTGGTTCCACACGCTGGATCTTCCTCGGGCCACTGTCATTCCAGCCATCCGAAGTCGCCAAGCTTGCGACGATCATCGCGCTCGCCGCGTTCATCAGCGAGCGACATGACGAGATGGACCGGCTGTCGAACTTCCTGATCTCGATCGCCATCGCGGCCGTCCCGATGGGTCTGGTCTTCATCCAGCCCGATCTCGGCACAACCGGGGTCTTTGCCGCGATCTGGCTCGGCATGATTCTGATGTCGTCGACGCGGCTGCTCTACATCGTTGCGCTGTTCTTGCTGGCGATTCCCGGCGCGGTATTCGCCTGGTTCAGGCTACTCCAGGATTATCAGAAGGACCGACTGCTGATCTCGTTCGACCCAGCCCGCGATTACTTTGGGCAGGGGTACAACATGATCCAGGCCCGGATCACGATCGGCTCGGCCGGCTGGTTCGGCCACGGCCTGCGCGGAGGCAGTCAGGCGGAGTTCGAGCTCCTGAAGGTTCGCGAGACCGACTTTATCTTCGCCCACGCGATGAGCATGTTCGGCTTCGTTGGCGGGATCGCGTTGTTCGTCGCCTTCATGCTGCTGTTCTGGCGAATGCTTCGCGCGGTTTCGATTGCCCGCGATACGTTCGGCCGGCAGATGGCGGTCGGGATTACGACGATGTTCTTTTTCCAGACCTTCGTCAATATCGGAATGAACCTGGGCATCATGCCGGTAACCGGGTTGCCGCTGCCGTTCATCTCGCTCGGCGGCACCTCGCTGTTCTTCACCCTCGCCTCGTTCGGGATCATCCAGAGCATTATCATCAACCACCGAAAGTTCGGCTTTCGGTCGATGTGA
- a CDS encoding MFS transporter, producing MVIDGLPGGRSPAEEKSGIRGLYERNRILIWVCVLIGFNQLGFGSIVPVVPLYAESFGVSQTAIGLTIAIYGLARFLLNVPTGVIADRFGRREALALGGVVTVLGNVICGLAPSYMIFLSGRFVAGAGAAMVITGTQVMIADISRPENRGRMMSVYMGTFMFAVGLGPLPGGFLAQYVSLAAPFYVYAVLGALVTALAWFRVPETRDLRADGAPQVGGKPLPFATQLRVLTAQIGFLLISIVSFATFFARTGGLFTLIPTLAQNKIGLTAGQIGVGLAMISIMGLLLAYPSGVLVDRIGRKMVIVPSTLISGVALLAFAMATSFFTFILACSVWAFASGIAAAAPTAYAADMAPPGMNAQAMGTYRMLADFGYVAGPLSLGFAADLFSTEVALYGTAILVVAAGLAFAVLAPESYRRTAAPTADPAIAVAGRQDKR from the coding sequence ATGGTCATCGACGGGCTCCCCGGCGGGCGCAGTCCGGCGGAAGAGAAATCCGGCATCCGTGGGCTGTACGAGCGTAACCGCATCCTGATCTGGGTTTGTGTCCTGATCGGGTTCAACCAGCTTGGCTTCGGCAGCATTGTTCCGGTCGTGCCGCTCTACGCCGAGTCGTTCGGCGTGTCGCAGACAGCGATCGGGCTGACGATTGCCATCTACGGACTTGCCCGTTTTTTGCTGAACGTCCCGACCGGGGTCATCGCGGACCGTTTTGGCCGGCGCGAAGCGCTTGCGCTCGGGGGTGTGGTGACTGTCCTCGGCAATGTCATCTGCGGGTTAGCTCCGAGCTATATGATCTTCCTTTCTGGTCGGTTTGTGGCCGGCGCGGGGGCGGCGATGGTTATCACTGGCACGCAAGTGATGATCGCCGACATTTCCCGGCCGGAGAACCGTGGCCGAATGATGTCCGTTTACATGGGCACGTTCATGTTCGCGGTTGGGCTTGGCCCCTTGCCGGGCGGCTTCCTCGCGCAATACGTCTCGCTAGCGGCGCCGTTCTACGTGTACGCGGTGCTGGGCGCGCTTGTGACCGCGCTGGCCTGGTTTCGTGTTCCCGAAACTCGCGATCTGCGTGCCGATGGCGCCCCACAGGTGGGCGGCAAGCCGCTACCGTTCGCAACGCAGTTGCGAGTGCTGACGGCGCAGATCGGCTTTCTGCTGATCTCGATCGTTTCGTTCGCGACCTTCTTCGCCCGCACAGGTGGGCTGTTTACTCTGATCCCGACTCTGGCCCAGAACAAGATCGGGCTGACGGCCGGCCAGATCGGCGTCGGCCTGGCGATGATCTCGATCATGGGTCTTCTTCTGGCCTATCCGAGTGGCGTTCTCGTGGATCGCATCGGGCGCAAAATGGTCATTGTGCCGAGCACGCTGATCAGCGGCGTTGCGCTACTGGCTTTCGCGATGGCAACCAGCTTCTTCACCTTCATCCTCGCCTGCTCAGTCTGGGCGTTCGCCTCGGGGATCGCAGCCGCCGCGCCAACTGCCTACGCGGCTGACATGGCGCCGCCGGGCATGAATGCTCAGGCGATGGGGACATACAGGATGCTGGCCGATTTTGGCTATGTTGCTGGCCCGTTGTCGCTGGGCTTTGCCGCCGATCTCTTCTCGACCGAGGTTGCGCTCTACGGCACTGCGATCCTGGTTGTGGCGGCCGGCCTCGCCTTCGCGGTTCTTGCGCCCGAATCGTACCGACGCACGGCTGCTCCGACCGCCGACCCCGCCATCGCCGTGGCCGGCCGGCAGGATAAGCGGTGA
- a CDS encoding aminoglycoside phosphotransferase family protein, which produces MTSYPFPIPPAFKRRMRGVYGAAAADDWLLRLPGILERVAQEWRLSVGPPVPNLSLAWVAPAVRQDGTVAMLKVGFPDDEAHSGIAMLRLCDGRGMVRLLDTDRDLGATLLERLEPGATLRTIADDDAAMEIAAGVMARLWQLPPAAHGFRNVADWARGLAGLRERFDGGVGPLPRALVERAESLFAELLPSMSTQVVLHGDLHHENILSATREPWLAIDPKGIVGEPAYEIGALLRNPIPEIATWPNLSSLLSRRVDLLSERLDLDRQRVRGWGIAQAVLSAWWDIEGDTEDWAVPIACAEALAAGQAGSPLSPGSPQPSR; this is translated from the coding sequence GTGACCTCATACCCATTCCCGATCCCGCCAGCCTTCAAGCGGCGCATGCGCGGGGTCTATGGCGCCGCCGCTGCCGATGACTGGCTCTTGCGCCTGCCGGGGATTCTTGAGCGAGTCGCGCAAGAGTGGCGTCTGTCTGTTGGCCCTCCGGTCCCAAACCTGTCACTTGCCTGGGTTGCGCCGGCCGTGCGGCAGGATGGAACCGTCGCGATGCTGAAGGTCGGCTTCCCGGACGACGAGGCTCACTCGGGCATCGCGATGCTGCGTCTCTGTGACGGGCGCGGGATGGTCCGGCTGCTGGACACAGATCGTGACCTCGGCGCGACCCTCCTGGAGAGGCTTGAGCCTGGTGCGACGCTACGGACGATCGCGGACGACGATGCGGCGATGGAAATCGCGGCTGGAGTGATGGCCAGACTCTGGCAGCTACCGCCGGCGGCGCATGGGTTCCGCAACGTCGCTGACTGGGCGCGAGGCCTCGCGGGACTTCGCGAGCGATTTGACGGTGGGGTCGGGCCGCTGCCACGCGCGCTGGTGGAGCGCGCCGAGTCCCTGTTCGCGGAGCTGCTGCCGTCGATGTCGACTCAGGTCGTCCTGCATGGTGATCTGCACCACGAGAATATCCTCTCCGCGACCCGCGAGCCGTGGTTGGCGATCGATCCGAAGGGGATTGTCGGCGAGCCAGCCTATGAGATCGGCGCGCTTCTGCGAAACCCGATCCCCGAGATTGCGACGTGGCCAAACCTGTCGAGCCTGCTCTCGCGCCGCGTCGATCTTCTCTCCGAGCGGCTGGATCTCGACCGCCAGCGAGTGCGCGGCTGGGGCATCGCTCAGGCTGTCCTCTCTGCCTGGTGGGACATCGAGGGCGACACCGAAGACTGGGCGGTCCCGATCGCCTGTGCCGAGGCGCTGGCTGCCGGCCAGGCCGGCAGCCCACTGTCGCCCGGGTCGCCTCAGCCCTCCAGATAG